The genomic region TTTACATAGGCCATTAGATGTGAGCCACTTCCTTCACGGCTAATCGCAGCCTTTGAACCCTTAAGGTCATTTATGTTTTTAAAGGAAGATCTACCATCCACATGAATTCCCCAAATAAGCGGACTTCCAATATAATTCTGAATGATCTTACTTTGATTACCATTTATAATATCACGAGTTATACCTTCTGTTAGTATAACTGCTACGTCTATTTCCTCTTCCCGAAGCAAATTACACATCGCTCCTGTACCTTCCGGAACTTCTCTCCATTCGAGGTCTATTCCTGCTTCTGTGAATTTGTTATTCTCTATACAGCGATGCCAGGGTAAATTAAAATGCTCCGGTACACCACCAACTTTGATCTTAGTCATTTGAATGCTTTTCTTTTAAGTAGTCATAAATCGCATATTGCGAACGCACTGTCTCCTCGTTATCTTCTTTCTGAACATAGGTATTGGTTTCGTCTTTATCCTGAATACGAGCTTTCACATTATCCCTTAACTGAAGATGTAGTATATCTTTAAATTCGTTGAAAATATCTTCATCCAGCACTGGAGAAATAACTTCGATCCTGCGATCAAGATTACGACTCATCCAGTCTGCACTCCCATAAAACATCTTTTCGTCACCACCATTTTCAAAAAGATAGATTCTACCGTGTTCCAGAAAACGATCAACTACACTGGTGATATAAATATTTTCACTCATCCCTTCAACTCCTGGAATTAGACAGGTAAATCCGCGTATCAGCATTCTAATTTCTACACCCGCTTCGCTCGCCCGGTACAACAACTCGATCATTTCATCATCTTCAAGGCTGTTCATCTTGGCAGTAATCTTCGCCTTTTTACCATCTCTGGCATTTTCGATCTCGTTGTAGATAAGTTTGGTGAATTCCTGCCGTGTAGAAAATGGAGAGATCAAAAGGTTCTTTTCTCTTGGTATGATTAGTTCCCCTTCCAGTACTTTGAATAGGCGGTCGAGTTCTTTGGTGATCAGTTTATTTGCTGTAAAGATTGCATGATCGCAATAGATTTCAGAGGTTTCTGCATTGAAATTTCCCGTACCAATATAAGCATATCGTACAGTTTCACCCTTCTCCTGCCTTTTTACCAGCATGATCTTGGAATGTACTTTTACCTTTGGAAAAGAATAGATTACATGAGCGCCTTTTTCTTCAAATTTTCTTCCCCAGCTAATATTGTTTTCCTCATCGAATCTTGCTTTGGCTTCCACAAAAACAGTAACACTTTTACCGTTTTCCAACGCCTGCATTAGAGAGTTAGTCAGCTTAGATTCATCGGCTACCCGATAAAGAGAAATACTAATATCAGTGACCTGGTCATCTGCTGCGGCCTGTTCTACAAATTTCTCTACATAGTCAAAAGACATAAAAGGAAAATGCAACGCCTGATCTTTCTCTAAAATAGATTTAAAGTAATCATTACTTTTTTCAAGGGTTTTATGGGGTAGAGGTGGTAGCTTTTTAAAATGAAGATCGCTATTGCTACTTGGGTCAGGAAAAGTAAAGAAGTCTTTAAAATTATGATATTTACCTCCCGGCATCATATCGATCTTCCCTAATTCCAGAAGTTTCCTGATTTTTCTATGAACAGGATCGGGCATGCTTGCATCATAAAGTAATCTCGTAGGCTGTCCATCTGTTCTTTGCTTTAAAGATTCATAGATCTTTTCTGCCAGTACGCCTTCATATATATCGTCAATATATAATTCAGCATCACGGGATAATTTGATTTCATAAATTCCTGTAATATCGCTTTCAGGAAAAATTTTAAACAGTTGATGTCTTAAAATTTCATCTAAATAAGTGATCTGATGTTTATCTGCTTCATCCTTAAAAGTTACGAATCGGCCACATTCTTCTACCGGTATATTAACAATGGCTAATTTATTTTCATCTTTAAAAGTAACCAGAAAATAAAGGATAGAATTTTTTAAAAATAGCTCATTTTCTTCATTCAGATTAACAAGTATTGGATCTAAATGTTGCTGAATGTTCTCCTTAAAATAATCTTCAGCAAAGGCCTTTTGCTTTTGATCGTAATGATCTGCCTCCAGTAAGAATATATTGTTCGCCGCTAGTTCCGGAATGATCTGTTTTTTATAGATATCACCAAACTGATTTTGTTGCTTTTTAACTTCTTCGATGATCTGCTTAGTGATCCTTGAAGGTTTGAGGGCTAGTTTTTTCCTGATACTTTTCTTCACCCGTTTCATTTGGCGGAGTTGAGAAACACGTACACGGAAATACTCATCCAGGTTGGAAGAAAAAATTGCCAGGAATTTCATTCTGTCGTAAAGAGGATTAATTTTATCTGCAGCCTCCTGTAGAACCCTTTCGTTAAAACTCAACCAGTTTAGATCTCGGTGTCTAAAACGGTTTTCATTAGGTTGCGACATGGACATTATTTTGTTTAATCAAAAATACAAAGTAAGCCATGCAGAGCTTTTAATATATTGTTAAATAAGCTGTCTAAGCAACGATCCGTTCAAGACAGTATTTAATAAGATTATCCACAAGTTTTTTAGGATCTGCTGAAAATTCTCCGGTAGCTCTGTTCGCCAATACGGCGTTCATAGAAACTGCATGATGTCCCAGTAATTTGGACATCCCGTAAATTCCTGAAGTTTCCATCTCAAGATTGGTAATAGACCTTCCGTTAAAATTGAAGGCGGCGATATTTTGGTTCATATCTGCCTCAGGAATGGAGTTTCGAAGCACTCTTCCCTGTGGTCCATAGAAACCAATATTCGTAGCAGTAAAACCTTTGACAGTATCTTTAGATGAGAATTTCTCGATGAGTCGATTGCTTCCTTCGACTACATATGGATATGCTTTTTTAGAAGACCAGTTCGTTTGCTTTACAAATTCTTCAGCATAATTAGCCTGTAAAAAACTATCACTTTCATAGAAATACATAAGACCATCAAAGCCCATTGCAAGTTCACTTACCAGAAATGAATCTAATGCGATATCTTCTCTAATAGAACCGGTGGTACCAATTCTAATAATTTCCAAAGCTTTAAGATCATTCTTAACTTCTTTCTTCTGCAGATCGATATTTGCCAGCGCATCCAGTTCGGTTAAAGCGATATCAATATTATCGGTTCCCATTCCTGTAGACATTACGGTGATTCTTTTTCCATCCAGAAGACCAGTATGAGTACAGAATTCACGTTTTATTCGCGTGATCTCGATCTTATCAAAATAGGCACTGATTCTTTCTACTCTCGCCGGGTCACCTACGGTAATTACTGTATCTGCGATTTCGTGTGGTAGTAAACCAAGGTGATATATGGAACCGTCCTCATTGAGGATCAATTCTGAAGCTTTTAAACTCATTCTATAATTTTAATAATCGGTTCAATTCAGGATCATAGAGAAAATCGAATTTTCGAACTCCGCCATAAATCTGTTCATTTGAAAGTTCACGATAGAAGTTCTTTTTCCCATTTAATACCTGAATTCCTTTATCAGTAAGTTGTATTTTATTTTCGTTTTCAGAAAAGAACAGGGAGAGCCTGTCCAGTTTTCTTTGCATCTGGCTATCGCTATACCCATAGTAACCCTGATGCTGAAGAGCGTATCCCAGTAAATGATTTCTACTTGTAATCTCTCTTGACTCTATAAGCTTTAAAATGTTTCTGTCAAGGGAGTTGATCCCTGT from Christiangramia sp. OXR-203 harbors:
- the ppk1 gene encoding polyphosphate kinase 1, giving the protein MSQPNENRFRHRDLNWLSFNERVLQEAADKINPLYDRMKFLAIFSSNLDEYFRVRVSQLRQMKRVKKSIRKKLALKPSRITKQIIEEVKKQQNQFGDIYKKQIIPELAANNIFLLEADHYDQKQKAFAEDYFKENIQQHLDPILVNLNEENELFLKNSILYFLVTFKDENKLAIVNIPVEECGRFVTFKDEADKHQITYLDEILRHQLFKIFPESDITGIYEIKLSRDAELYIDDIYEGVLAEKIYESLKQRTDGQPTRLLYDASMPDPVHRKIRKLLELGKIDMMPGGKYHNFKDFFTFPDPSSNSDLHFKKLPPLPHKTLEKSNDYFKSILEKDQALHFPFMSFDYVEKFVEQAAADDQVTDISISLYRVADESKLTNSLMQALENGKSVTVFVEAKARFDEENNISWGRKFEEKGAHVIYSFPKVKVHSKIMLVKRQEKGETVRYAYIGTGNFNAETSEIYCDHAIFTANKLITKELDRLFKVLEGELIIPREKNLLISPFSTRQEFTKLIYNEIENARDGKKAKITAKMNSLEDDEMIELLYRASEAGVEIRMLIRGFTCLIPGVEGMSENIYITSVVDRFLEHGRIYLFENGGDEKMFYGSADWMSRNLDRRIEVISPVLDEDIFNEFKDILHLQLRDNVKARIQDKDETNTYVQKEDNEETVRSQYAIYDYLKEKHSND
- a CDS encoding nucleoside phosphorylase, giving the protein MSLKASELILNEDGSIYHLGLLPHEIADTVITVGDPARVERISAYFDKIEITRIKREFCTHTGLLDGKRITVMSTGMGTDNIDIALTELDALANIDLQKKEVKNDLKALEIIRIGTTGSIREDIALDSFLVSELAMGFDGLMYFYESDSFLQANYAEEFVKQTNWSSKKAYPYVVEGSNRLIEKFSSKDTVKGFTATNIGFYGPQGRVLRNSIPEADMNQNIAAFNFNGRSITNLEMETSGIYGMSKLLGHHAVSMNAVLANRATGEFSADPKKLVDNLIKYCLERIVA